A window of Longispora fulva contains these coding sequences:
- a CDS encoding C1 family peptidase, whose product MTTPRSAIYGWVPDLPDQRDHLFSAAPSSTPLPAKVDLRGQCPPEIYDQGQLGSCTANAIGGGFEFNLIKHGLEIFTPSRLFIYYNERVILGTVDSDSGAMIRDGIKSVAKQGVCPETDWGYDISRFTEKPPASCYDTALRHRVTAYKRVPQTLRQLKSCLAQGYPIVFGFAVYESFESPEVSHTGTVPMPHVDTEQMLGGHAVLCVGYDDETMRFLVRNSWGEHWGDGGYFTMPYPYLTDSTLSRDFWMMTQTT is encoded by the coding sequence ATGACCACTCCCCGCAGTGCGATCTACGGATGGGTCCCTGACCTGCCCGACCAGCGGGACCACCTGTTCTCGGCGGCCCCGTCCTCCACTCCCCTGCCCGCGAAGGTCGACCTCCGTGGCCAGTGTCCACCCGAGATCTACGACCAGGGCCAGCTCGGCAGCTGCACCGCGAACGCGATCGGCGGCGGCTTCGAGTTCAACCTGATCAAGCACGGGTTGGAGATCTTCACGCCGTCCCGGCTGTTCATCTACTACAACGAGCGGGTCATCCTCGGCACCGTCGACAGCGACAGCGGCGCCATGATTCGCGACGGGATCAAGTCCGTGGCCAAGCAGGGCGTGTGCCCGGAGACCGACTGGGGCTACGACATCTCCCGGTTCACGGAGAAGCCCCCCGCGAGCTGCTACGACACGGCGCTGCGGCACCGGGTCACCGCCTACAAGCGGGTGCCCCAGACGTTGCGCCAGCTCAAGAGCTGCCTCGCGCAGGGCTACCCGATCGTGTTCGGCTTCGCGGTCTACGAGAGCTTCGAGTCCCCCGAGGTCAGCCACACCGGCACGGTGCCGATGCCGCACGTGGACACCGAGCAGATGCTGGGCGGGCACGCCGTCCTGTGCGTCGGGTACGACGACGAGACGATGCGGTTCCTGGTGCGCAACTCGTGGGGCGAGCACTGGGGCGACGGCGGGTACTTCACGATGCCGTACCCGTATCTCACCGACAGCACGCTGTCGCGCGACTTCTGGATGATGACGCAGACGACGTGA
- a CDS encoding GNAT family N-acetyltransferase: MTYWPFLDIRLAVGDVVLTPTVDADLLALADLMPADVEIDPRLPTFGLAEGRSGRAVHTYYWRNLGNWRPDDWCLDFTVRVGGVLAGAQNLEAADFATLRTVETASWLGTGFRGLGIGKAMRTAVLALAFEGLGALVAETEAWHDNAASLGVSRSLGYVDNGVRRHARGEGGADDMPRLRMTREVWAARYAGAVDVTLPETARPFFGV, encoded by the coding sequence ATGACCTACTGGCCGTTCCTGGACATCCGCCTCGCCGTCGGCGACGTCGTGCTCACCCCGACCGTCGACGCCGACCTGCTGGCGCTGGCCGACCTGATGCCCGCCGACGTCGAGATCGACCCGAGGCTGCCGACCTTCGGCCTGGCGGAGGGCCGCTCCGGCCGCGCTGTGCACACGTACTACTGGCGCAACCTGGGCAACTGGCGCCCCGACGACTGGTGCCTGGACTTCACGGTCCGGGTCGGCGGGGTCCTCGCCGGAGCGCAGAACCTGGAGGCGGCCGACTTCGCGACCCTGCGCACCGTGGAGACCGCCTCCTGGCTGGGGACGGGGTTCCGGGGCCTCGGGATCGGCAAGGCGATGCGGACGGCGGTGCTGGCGCTGGCCTTCGAGGGGTTGGGCGCGCTGGTCGCGGAGACCGAGGCCTGGCACGACAACGCGGCGTCGCTGGGGGTGTCCCGGTCGCTGGGGTACGTCGACAACGGGGTCCGGCGGCACGCGCGCGGCGAGGGCGGGGCCGACGACATGCCCCGGCTGCGGATGACCCGGGAGGTGTGGGCGGCGCGGTACGCGGGGGCCGTGGACGTGACGCTGCCGGAGACCGCGCGGCCGTTCTTCGGGGTCTGA
- a CDS encoding GlxA family transcriptional regulator — protein MRPHRVAVIALDMFVAFDLGTPSQVFGAARHRPAGDRPGGKLGGDGGEGDRVGGRVPVRTPAAGQAGPAGNRHARLAAGEAWNEADPMGVGAPYYEVITVGLGPVRAAGAGFTVVPDLGLDALATADTLIVPGVHGRSTLVQDGGTPEPVLRALREFPGRVMSICTGAFVLAEAGLLDGRKATTHWDYAELFRSRYPKVDLDPDVLFVDDGRVLTSAGVAAGIDLCLHVIRSDHGSEVANRAARRCVVPSWRDGGQSQFIERPVPETGDASTGPTRGWALTRLADDLDLRAMAAHARMSVRTFTRRFREETGLSPARWLAGQRVELARQLLETTDLPVDRIAERAGFGTATSMRQHLHSVVGVAPAAYRSAFRR, from the coding sequence ATGAGACCGCACCGGGTGGCCGTGATCGCGCTGGACATGTTCGTGGCGTTCGACCTGGGCACGCCGTCGCAGGTCTTCGGCGCGGCCCGACACCGCCCAGCGGGCGACAGGCCCGGCGGCAAGCTGGGCGGCGACGGGGGCGAGGGTGACCGCGTCGGGGGCCGGGTCCCGGTGCGGACGCCGGCGGCCGGCCAGGCCGGTCCCGCCGGGAATCGGCACGCACGCCTCGCTGCCGGGGAGGCATGGAACGAGGCGGACCCGATGGGGGTCGGCGCGCCCTACTACGAGGTGATCACCGTGGGTCTCGGTCCGGTCCGGGCCGCCGGTGCGGGGTTCACCGTCGTGCCCGACCTGGGGCTCGACGCCCTGGCCACGGCGGACACCCTGATCGTGCCCGGGGTGCACGGCCGGTCGACCCTGGTCCAGGACGGCGGGACGCCCGAGCCGGTGCTGCGGGCGCTGCGGGAGTTCCCGGGCCGGGTCATGTCCATCTGCACCGGGGCGTTCGTGCTCGCCGAGGCGGGGCTGCTCGACGGGCGGAAGGCCACCACGCACTGGGACTACGCGGAGCTGTTCCGGTCACGGTACCCAAAAGTGGATCTTGATCCGGATGTGTTGTTCGTCGACGACGGCCGGGTGCTCACCTCCGCCGGGGTCGCCGCCGGCATCGACCTGTGCCTGCACGTGATCCGGTCCGACCACGGCAGCGAGGTCGCGAACCGGGCCGCCCGGCGGTGCGTGGTGCCGTCGTGGCGGGACGGCGGCCAGTCCCAGTTCATCGAGCGGCCGGTGCCGGAGACCGGCGACGCCAGCACCGGGCCCACCCGGGGCTGGGCGCTGACCCGGTTGGCGGACGACCTCGACCTGCGGGCCATGGCGGCGCACGCCCGGATGAGCGTGCGCACGTTCACCCGGCGGTTCCGGGAGGAGACCGGGCTCAGCCCCGCCCGGTGGCTCGCCGGGCAGCGGGTCGAGCTGGCCCGCCAGCTGCTGGAGACCACCGACCTGCCGGTCGACCGGATCGCCGAGCGCGCCGGCTTCGGCACCGCCACCTCGATGCGCCAGCATCTGCACAGCGTCGTCGGAGTGGCCCCCGCCGCATATCGGAGTGCGTTCCGGCGGTAG
- a CDS encoding MFS transporter, producing the protein MRTLHRAWVIAAVILVAIVGAAGFRATPGVLITPLQEEFHWSRSTISAAVSVNLLLFGLTAPFAAALMEKLGVRRVVASALVLVATGSGLTVFMTSSWQLILCWGVLVGLGTGSMALALVATITGRWFTRHRGVVTGVLTAGGATGQLIFLPLLAYLAKADGWRVAALSVAGSALAVAPLVWFFVRDRPRDVGLLPYGATEEPPVVPLAPGGAARRAIGALRTAARTRSFWFLAGGFAICGASTNGLVGTHFIPAAHDHGMAETTAAGLLALVGIFDIAGTIVAGWLSDRMDSRKLLAWYYLLRGLSLLVLPSLFSATTHPNMLIFIVFYGLDWVATVPPTVALCREVFGEAGPVVFGWVFASHQIGAAVAAVGAGLIRDSFGDYDAAWYVAGALCFVATGFSLGVRGKSRKLVPVTV; encoded by the coding sequence GTGAGAACATTGCACCGCGCCTGGGTCATCGCCGCCGTCATCCTGGTCGCCATCGTCGGGGCGGCCGGCTTCCGGGCCACCCCCGGCGTCCTGATCACCCCGTTGCAGGAGGAGTTCCACTGGTCGCGGAGCACCATCTCCGCGGCCGTGTCCGTGAACCTGCTGCTGTTCGGCCTCACCGCGCCGTTCGCCGCGGCCCTGATGGAGAAGCTCGGCGTCCGCCGGGTGGTCGCCAGCGCGCTGGTGCTGGTCGCGACCGGCAGCGGACTCACGGTGTTCATGACGTCGAGCTGGCAGCTCATCCTGTGCTGGGGCGTGCTGGTCGGCCTCGGTACCGGGTCGATGGCTCTCGCGCTCGTCGCCACCATCACCGGGCGCTGGTTCACCCGGCACCGGGGCGTGGTGACCGGCGTGCTGACGGCCGGCGGGGCGACCGGACAGTTGATCTTCCTGCCGCTGCTGGCGTACCTGGCGAAGGCGGACGGCTGGCGGGTCGCGGCGCTCAGCGTGGCCGGGTCGGCGCTCGCCGTCGCGCCGCTGGTCTGGTTCTTCGTCCGGGACCGGCCGCGCGACGTGGGCCTGCTGCCGTACGGGGCCACCGAGGAGCCGCCCGTCGTGCCGCTGGCCCCGGGCGGGGCGGCCCGGCGGGCGATCGGGGCGCTGCGCACCGCGGCGCGTACCCGGTCATTCTGGTTCCTGGCCGGCGGCTTCGCGATCTGCGGGGCCAGCACCAACGGCCTGGTCGGCACGCACTTCATCCCTGCGGCGCACGACCACGGCATGGCCGAGACCACGGCCGCCGGGCTGCTCGCGCTCGTCGGAATCTTCGACATCGCCGGCACGATCGTGGCCGGTTGGCTGTCGGACAGGATGGACTCCCGCAAACTCCTCGCCTGGTACTACCTCCTGCGCGGCCTGTCCCTCCTCGTCCTGCCCAGCCTGTTCTCCGCCACCACCCACCCCAACATGCTGATCTTCATCGTGTTCTACGGCCTGGACTGGGTGGCCACCGTCCCGCCCACCGTGGCGCTGTGCCGGGAGGTGTTCGGCGAGGCCGGGCCGGTCGTGTTCGGCTGGGTGTTCGCCTCGCACCAGATCGGCGCGGCGGTCGCCGCCGTCGGGGCCGGCCTGATCCGCGACTCGTTCGGCGACTACGACGCGGCCTGGTACGTCGCCGGCGCGCTGTGCTTCGTCGCCACCGGGTTCTCGTTGGGAGTCCGAGGAAAGAGCAGGAAACTGGTCCCGGTGACCGTCTAG
- a CDS encoding GNAT family N-acetyltransferase codes for MVKPALPIETERLRLRPYAAADVPDLYALESHPEVHRYLYSEPRDLTQVAERASERTDWVAFHAEGDQLALVVELKETREVIGSVLLHWVSQTHRQGEIGYTLHPDHHGKGYASEAAAPLLKVGFEDLGLHRVVGRLDGRNTASAKVLEKLGMRREAHLVQNEFVKGEWTDEVVYALLASEWSGASS; via the coding sequence ATGGTGAAACCTGCCCTGCCGATCGAGACGGAACGGCTGCGCCTGCGGCCGTACGCCGCAGCCGACGTCCCCGACCTCTACGCCCTGGAGTCGCACCCGGAGGTGCACCGCTACCTCTACTCGGAGCCGCGCGACCTCACCCAGGTCGCCGAGCGCGCCTCGGAGCGCACCGACTGGGTCGCCTTCCACGCGGAGGGCGACCAGTTGGCCCTGGTCGTGGAGCTGAAGGAGACCCGGGAGGTGATCGGCAGCGTCCTCCTGCACTGGGTGAGCCAGACCCACCGGCAGGGCGAGATCGGCTACACGCTGCACCCGGACCACCACGGCAAGGGCTACGCCAGCGAGGCCGCCGCCCCGCTGCTCAAGGTCGGCTTCGAGGACCTGGGCCTGCACCGGGTGGTCGGCCGGCTGGACGGCCGCAACACGGCGTCGGCGAAGGTGCTGGAGAAGCTCGGCATGCGCCGCGAGGCCCACCTGGTACAGAACGAGTTCGTCAAGGGCGAGTGGACCGACGAGGTGGTCTACGCGCTGCTGGCTAGCGAGTGGAGCGGCGCTTCTTCCTGA
- a CDS encoding nuclear transport factor 2 family protein: protein MALVARRQYRRGLDAVERGDLDALLAQFAADCTLTFVGDTPLGARLSGQHDLRRWFERFARLLPAPRFEIRRLVIAGPPWRQRLTAHVQIRGTVAGQPYLNQFAHFLTIRWGKVTDDLVLEDTQAWERACRRLAEAGMAEAAAGPLVPSAGPTA, encoded by the coding sequence ATGGCGCTGGTGGCGCGTCGCCAGTACCGGCGGGGGTTGGACGCCGTCGAGCGCGGCGACCTCGATGCCCTGCTGGCGCAGTTCGCCGCCGACTGCACCCTGACCTTCGTCGGCGACACCCCGCTGGGCGCGCGGCTGAGCGGCCAGCACGACCTCCGGCGTTGGTTCGAGCGTTTCGCGCGGCTGCTCCCCGCGCCGCGCTTCGAGATCCGGCGACTCGTCATCGCCGGGCCGCCGTGGCGGCAGCGCCTGACGGCGCACGTCCAGATCCGCGGCACGGTCGCCGGGCAGCCCTATCTGAATCAGTTCGCGCACTTCCTGACCATCCGCTGGGGAAAGGTCACCGACGATCTGGTTCTCGAGGACACCCAGGCCTGGGAGCGCGCCTGCCGGCGGCTGGCCGAGGCGGGGATGGCGGAGGCGGCGGCGGGGCCGCTGGTGCCGAGCGCGGGCCCTACCGCTTGA